TTACTCGGCCATACCTTAATGTTGTAAACATGCTCTATCATTGTCATGTATTTAATATCTGTTTCCATTCGGAACAGAATAAGCATTGGATTTGCAGAATAGAACATATTCATCTTGGAAAAAAATCCTTAATAACCGGTGTATTACTCTATCTCCACCTAAAACCTAGTTTGTAATCGTCATTCATATCGCCCTGTCGCATGACATATTGAAATCTAATATCTAATGAATTTCCCTTTTTTACATTCCAACGAATATTATGCTCGCTGTAATAGCCTCCTAAATCAGGCGTACGTGGAACGCTTTGGTAATTAGTAAGAGAAAAATATTGAACCCGATGAGGTAGTTTGGCCAGAATATTAATGGTCATTACACTGAAGTTCCGTGTATCGTAGTATCCATAAAATCCAAGAATCCAGTATTCTGATGTTCGGCCTTAACTTCTTTCTATGTTTCGTGGGCCACAGACAGTTGCTGAAAGCCAACAATGAAGCTTAATACGGTTATTAATAGGACATACTTTCTCATAATAAAAATCTATTCAATTTAGACTTGAATTAGTTATAGTTACGAGGCCACACAACTATAATACAAGCACTATTTCACGAACAAAAAAACTTTTTGTTATTCTTTCTTTGGCCCTTCGCTTGTACTAGAGTTTGTCAAATTATTTACCTCTTTAAACTCGTGGTATGTTTTACACTCCAACGCCCATGCTCCTTGAGGTGTTTTCGTTTCAACTAGTCGATACCTGTTAAACCCAATATTCTCCTTTCGAAGGGTGCTTCTAACAATCTCTCCCATTAAGTTATCGTATGAACATCCAACATAACGAGGTAGAAATTTTCCGCTATTCGGATTAATAGCTTCAATAAGAAAAGCTCCTATTGATTTAGGACCAACAGATAAATCGATCTTGCTTATATCTTTAGATGAGACATACTCCCTGGGCTTCTTCACGAATAAAGATTAATCTAGCTGTATAAAGAATCCAATATCGAATCGGCAAAGCTTACGCCCTTTGAATAACTCTTTTTACTTAGCTTTTCATTCTCGGCAAGAGCCCATAAAACAAACTCTTTATAAAATAATTCATCTTCCGGAGCTGTTTCCAGAATGTAAGCTTCAAGCACATCGCCCAACGGCCCAACCGAGTTTAACAAACTTGAATATTTATCATTACTTGCTCCGTTTGGCAATTCAAAACCAGAGTTATTCATAAACCAGTTAACTACTTTATCAAACTCATCAATCTCGTCGGGCTTTTGTAATTTCTTAATCTCTCTAAAATTATCTCCAAACAAAGCGTTTACTGCATCGCCCAATAGAATAGATGCAACTCCCGCTGCCCCTTCCTGTTCTCCTTCGTAAACCAATTCTACCTTACCAGTAATCGCGGCAGTTATTCCTAAGAAATCACTCATACGAACAGTTGTTTCCTTGTCTTTACTTCGTATCAACCTTTGCTCGGCAGTGCTCAACAAATTCTCATAGATTGTGATACTCATCCGTGCAGATACGCCACTCTTACTATCAATTAATTCGCTCTTTCTTGCCTCGAAGCCTATTTGCTCAACTAGTTGTTTAGCTAGACTTGGTACAAGTATTTTCTTATTCGCTGTTTCCGATAACTTCACTTCTTGATCCGTAATGGCTTGTGCCGTTTCTATATCCTGCGGATAGTGCGTCATTATTTGAGATCCAATACGATCTTTAAGTGGTGTTACAATACTTCCTCTATTTGTGTAATCTTCTGGGTTTGCTGTAAACACAAATTCTAGATCTAACATCAATCGCATTTGAAAACCTCTAATCTGTATATCCCCTTCTTGCAAGATATTGAATAACGAAACCTGGATTCTAGCCTGTAAATCTGGTAACTCATTAATCACAAATATGCAACGGTTGGCACGAGGAATCATTCCAAAGTGAATCACCTCTTCGTTCGCATAAGACAACTTCAAACTTGCAGCTTTAATAGGATCTACATCTCCTATCAAATCGGCCACAGTAACATCTGGTGTAGCCAACTTCTCAAAAAACCGATTAGTTCTATGGAGCCATCTGACTGGTGTATTATCTCCCTTTTCAGAAACAAGGTCTTTCGCAAATCTCGATAAGGGATTTAATGGGTCGTCGTTAATTTCGGACCCTTCCACCACTGGAATATATTCATCTAATAAATTAACCATGGAACGTGCAATTCTTGTCTTCGCCTGACCACGTAAACCCAGCAGATTAATATTGTGCTTAG
The sequence above is a segment of the Flavobacteriales bacterium genome. Coding sequences within it:
- a CDS encoding magnesium chelatase gives rise to the protein MDHKAIQTLGDLVKSGYTSKSVKQELRDNLVEKLANDLPLFEGIIGYDDTVIPELTNAILSKHNINLLGLRGQAKTRIARSMVNLLDEYIPVVEGSEINDDPLNPLSRFAKDLVSEKGDNTPVRWLHRTNRFFEKLATPDVTVADLIGDVDPIKAASLKLSYANEEVIHFGMIPRANRCIFVINELPDLQARIQVSLFNILQEGDIQIRGFQMRLMLDLEFVFTANPEDYTNRGSIVTPLKDRIGSQIMTHYPQDIETAQAITDQEVKLSETANKKILVPSLAKQLVEQIGFEARKSELIDSKSGVSARMSITIYENLLSTAEQRLIRSKDKETTVRMSDFLGITAAITGKVELVYEGEQEGAAGVASILLGDAVNALFGDNFREIKKLQKPDEIDEFDKVVNWFMNNSGFELPNGASNDKYSSLLNSVGPLGDVLEAYILETAPEDELFYKEFVLWALAENEKLSKKSYSKGVSFADSILDSLYS